The proteins below are encoded in one region of Drosophila santomea strain STO CAGO 1482 chromosome 3R, Prin_Dsan_1.1, whole genome shotgun sequence:
- the LOC120452841 gene encoding uncharacterized protein LOC120452841 isoform X3, whose product MTKQLTTATATNAASSIGQAGDLAPTVISPTAPATLATGGSGGAGAAAAGGGGGAGGTISPVSEATKTAPPPPQPQSVEEKPSSSDASGRSAALERAYVHDVYEHCEEPTGPVRPRMAHFLSGLDPGSVVCDVGCGSGRYLTQCNPAICTIGVERCYRLSKVAHEKGGEVALCDNLELPFRDDSFDAVLSLAVVHHFATTERRVQALRELARILRIGGRVVITVWALEQRHRRFESQDVLIPWQPPKNRNYSYSDEEDDDNFQPPYHAYTEDSTNSSRSAGDGDSSSLSSSSPGESCYSFVRRAIQKLARGRRHAWFMDSWSSKDTKNDSSLDYEDAKDLPIELRRLEDFEDFPDPPLSAGLKSRSLGSILQPPPRQIVRSRSSVPSLGGPLIPGESKASAAALLLNTPESQQLQMQLQLNGRHSPTTTASAGNTLSRRPKLIKQKQSLCEDDAATPPAPESFQVVSSLNGSNGAVSSSLYTKSGCYAGNLHQRASSTATPPSGDSGDGGVTGVPTGGPTFLRKQSSLNEDLMACNRLREKERVRKRIQKQTSLNEAFLCRSALFSKRLQVIREGFTTKIKSSTGSLERVTKTGISKLIQNIKSGPQAQPNPVQHPAQLDKNPMLNNNNKQGVTATAHQHHHHHHHHPVHHLSHLILPASSTSGPVTYCSSVECTMGNLCHCSQYQQECPACADGGQGDKARRHSRESGSDSSKDSSLQSDTSIESEDSFASVIFIPKPEQHQQQLNYQQQHQNSNSSSSNSSSSNGQRAQGAAGRDQGINCGSRLPPTHSVPTSPLIMPCPPTPAHSPAAIQGTVTSPPQSTSAVSAAMAILTPPSKPARFSFDEAHIKLQKEQNVDLQKEPPKEKKEPLKELPKEPLKESPPVRRITRQAIRDLPPIPKFRKQQSLQLQRQSFPIVRRASGSGVSTSASTTSLATKLLSLELFNPATDDLDSDSSEPSSPDSIDSVISAPRSAKVPSGSEEGEAASANSNSASQDEGEPSLAQLISLQQEQYHKGELQINSSRSQAEDDIILNADSAPLLPEKREAAQKQDCAEFAEQLTAQLQRELDDKTNRTECRYLDGIGMGDLSEILGGGKKRSNGDLSAFRDELRERRLMLANLSTQPSLQQSPVSSSTSSLSSQTRSFTIQEEDGEEEEEEENESSYSLGVYEHCKISKFNYKRNRHYQLNPETAYLLQDDGDSDVREDEDDVIPEEEEQEEQDEDAEAEALEARGGDQLGEGMSDYGQRRRNMAALKVQPPTTQQQQSQKEPNQAANLQQRPSNDSLEHSNSSTNSLDSPSQGGASTHHRYYHVFREGELDALINHHVASLHIVSSYYERASWCVVAEKVQVWTI is encoded by the exons atgACCAAGCAATTGACAacggcaactgcaacaaatGCGGCATCCAGCATAGGACAAGCGGGTGATTTGGCCCCCACAGTTATATCCCCAACCGCGCCAGCCACACTCGCAACGGGCGGATCAggcggagcaggagcagcagcagcaggaggaggaggaggagcaggcggaACCATTTCACCTGTCAGCGAGGCAACAAAGACtgcgccaccaccaccacaaccacaatCCGTTGAGGAGAAGCCCTCGAGTAGCGATGCCAGTGGCAGATCGGCGGCTCTGGAGCGTGCCTATGTGCACGATGTGTACGAGCACTGTGAGGAGCCCACGGGTCCAGTCCGCCCACGGATGGCTCACTTTCTCAGCGGCCTGGATCCCGGCTCCGTGGTCTGCGACGTGGGCTGCGGCAGTGGAAGGTATCTCACCCAGTGCAATCCGGCCATCTGCACCATTGGCGTGGAGCGATGCTACCGCCTAAGCAAAGTGGCCCACGAAAAGGGCGGCGAG GTGGCATTGTGCGACAATCTAGAACTGCCGTTCCGGGACGACAGTTTCGATGCGGTGTTGTCGCTGGCGGTGGTGCACCACTTTGCCACCACGGAGCGACGTGTCCAGGCTCTCAGGGAATTGGCTAGGATCCTAAGGATCGGTGGTCGGGTTGTGATCACCGTGTGGGCGCTGGAACAACGACATCGTCGATTTGAGTCGCAGGATGTGCTGATACCCTGGCAGCCGCCAAAGAATCGAAACTACTCCTATTCCGatgaggaggacgacgacAATTTCCAGCCGCCTTACCACGCCTACACCGAGGACTCGACGAATTCCAGTCGATCGGCCGGAGATGGGGACAGCTCCAGCCTGAGTTCGTCATCGCCAGGGGAATCCTGCTACAGCTTTGTTCGCCGAGCCATTCAG AAACTGGCGCGTGGACGTCGGCATGCGTGGTTCATGGACTCGTGGTCCTCAAAGGACACCAAGAACGACAGCAGCTTGGACTACGAAGATGCCAAGGATCTGCCCATCGAGCTGCGTCGCCTGGAGGACTTTGAGGACTTTCCCGATCCGCCACTATCAGCTGGCCTCAAATCCCGCAGCCTGGGTAGCATCCTGCAGCCGCCACCCCGTCAGATTGTCCGCTCGCGCTCCAGTGTTCCCAGTCTGGGTGGTCCTCTGATTCCTGGTGAATCAAAGGCCAGTGCAGCGGCTCTGCTACTCAACACGCCGGAGagccagcagctgcagatgcaACTCCAACTGAATGGAAGGCATTCACCCACCACCACGGCAAGTGCTGGGAACACGTTGAGCCGGAGGCCAAAGCTCATCAAGCAGAAGCAGTCCTTGTGCGAGGATGACGCCGCCACGCCACCCGCACCCGAATCCTTTCAGGTGGTAAGTAGTCTGAATGGCTCCAATGGCGCGGTGAGCAGCAGTTTGTACACAAAGAGCGGCTGCTATGCTGGGAATCTCCATCAGCGTGCCTCGTCGACGGCCACACCTCCTTCCGGTGATTCTGGTGATGGAGGAGTTACTGGAGTACCCACTGGTGGGCCCACTTTCCTGCGCAAACAGAGTTCCCTGAACGAGGATCTGATGGCCTGCAATCGGTTGAGGGAAAAGGAGAGGGTGCGCAAGCGCATTCAAAAGCAAACCTCGCTGAATGAAGCCTTCCTGTGCAGATCAGCGCTGTTCTCCAAGAGACTGCAGGTAATCCGCGAGGGTTTCACCACCAAAATCAAAAGCTCGACAGGCAGTCTGGAGAGGGTGACCAAAACGGGCATAAGTAAACTGATCCAAAACATTAAGAGCGGACCGCAGGCGCAGCCGAATCCTGTCCAGCACCCCGCTCAACTGGACAAAAATCCCATGCTGAATAATAACAATAAGCAAGGAGTGACGGCGACGGCTcatcagcaccaccatcaccaccaccaccatccgGTTCACCACCTGTCCCACTTGATTCTGCCCGCATCGTCGACTTCGGGACCAGTGACGTACTGCAGCAGTGTGGAGTGCACCATGGGCAATCTCTGTCACTGCAGCCAGTATCAGCAAGAGTGTCCCGCCTGTGCGGATGGCGGTCAGGGTGACAAGGCGAGGAGACATTCCCGGGAATCCGGTTCGGACTCCTCCAAGGACAGCAGCCTGCAATCGGACACCAGTATCGAGTCCGAGGACAGCTTCGCTTCGGTCATATTCATACCCAAGCCggagcagcaccagcagcagttgaactaccagcagcagcaccagaactccaactccagctcgAGCAACTCATCCTCCAGCAATGGGCAAAGAGCACAAGGAGCCGCTGGTCGGGATCAGGGTATAAATTGCGGCTCCCGATTGCCGCCCACCCACTCAGTGCCAACGTCGCCGCTAATCATGCCCTGCCCTCCCACTCCGGCTCATTCCCCGGCTGCCATCCAGGGCACGGTGACTTCTCCGCCTCAGTCCACGTCCGCCGTCTCCGCCGCCATGGCCATCTTGACTCCACCCTCGAAACCGGCTCGTTTCAGCTTCGATGAGGCTCACATCAAGCTGCAAAAGGAGCAGAATGTGGATCTGCAAAAGGAGCCACCCAAGGAGAAGAAGGAGCCGCTTAAGGAGCTGCCAAAGGAACCACTCAAGGAATCGCCACCGGTGCGTAGGATCACCCGTCAGGCCATCAGAGATCTGCCACCCATTCCCAAATTCCGGAAGCAGCAATCTCTGCAGCTGCAACGTCAGAGTTTTCCCATCGTTAGGAGAGCTTCGGGATCGGGCGTGTCCACCTCAGCATCCACCACATCGTTGGCTACCAAACTGCTCTCCCTGGAACTCTTCAATCCGGCCACCGACGACCTGGACAGCGACTCCAGTGAACCCTCCTCTCCCGATTCCATAGACAGTGTTATAAGTGCACCAAGATCGGCCAAAGTGCCCTCGGGAAGTGAGGAGGGAGAAGCTGCATCCGCGAACTCCAATTCGGCTTCCCAGGACGAAGGAGAACCCAGCTTGGCGCAGCTGATTAgtctgcagcaggagcagtaCCACAAAGGAGAGCTCCAGATCAATAGCTCCCGGTCCCAGGCCGAAGACGATATAATCCTGAATGCAGATAGTGCTCCGCTCCTCCCCGAAAAGAGGGAGGCCGCTCAGAAGCAGGATTGTGCGGAATTCGCGGAACAACTTACTGCCCAACTGCAGCGGGAGTTGGATGACAAGACCAATCGAACTGAGTGCCGGTATCTGGATGGGATCGGAATGGGAGATCTGTCCGAGATTTTGGGTGGCGGTAAGAAGCGCTCTAATGGGGATCTGAGTGCTTTCCGCGATGAGCTCAGGGAACGTCGTCTGATGCTAGCTAACCTCTCCACGCAGCCAAGTCTGCAACAATCGCCGGTGAGCTCGTCCACCTCATCACTTTCCTCCCAAACCCGCAGCTTCACCATCCAGGAGGAGGATGgggaggaagaggaggaggaggaaaacGAGTCTAGCTACTCACTTGGCGTCTATGAGCACTGCAAAATCTCCAAGTTCAACTACAAGAGGAATCGACACTATCAGCTGAATCCAGAAACAGCCTACCTGCTGCAGGACGATGGCGATAGTGATGTGcgcgaggatgaggacgatgTCATAccagaggaggaggagcaggaggaacaggatgaggatgcggaGGCCGAGGCTCTGGAAGCCCGAGGCGGGGATCAGTTGGGCGAAGGGATGTCGGACTACGGCCAGCGCAGGCGCAACATGGCTGCCCTAAAGGTCCAACCACCGACgacccagcagcagcaatcgcaAAAGGAGCCAAACCAAGCGGCGAATCTCCAGCAGCGGCCCTCCAACGATTCCCTGGAGCACTCGAACAGCTCCACCAACTCCCTGGACAGCCCCTCGCAGGGTGGAGCCAGCACCCACCACCGCTACTACCATGTGTTCCGCGAGGGCGAGCTGGACGCACTGATCAACCACCATGTGGCCAGCCTGCACATCGTGAGCTCCTACTACGAGCGGGCCAGCTGGTGTGTGGTGGCCGAGAAGGTCCAGGTGTGGACCATCTAA